The following coding sequences lie in one Peromyscus maniculatus bairdii isolate BWxNUB_F1_BW_parent chromosome 3, HU_Pman_BW_mat_3.1, whole genome shotgun sequence genomic window:
- the Fxyd4 gene encoding FXYD domain-containing ion transport regulator 4 isoform X1, whose translation MKRVTRAFLLVLAALPPLEANEPTDEGGPFYYDWESLQLGGLIFGGLLCIAGIAMALSGKCKCRRSHEPSSLPGKGTPLITPGSAGTC comes from the exons ATGAAGAGAGTAACCCGTGCCTTTCTCCTGGTGCTAGCAG ctctgcctcccttgGAAGCCAATGAACCAACTG ATGAAGGTGGTCCCTTCTATTATG ACTGGGAGAGCCTACAACTGGGTGGATTGATCTTTGGAGGGCTCCTGTGCATCGCTGGAATAGCCATGGCCCTGA GTGGCAAGTGCAAATGTAGGCGAAGTCACGAGCCCAG TTCCTTACCTGGGAAAGGCACCCCACTCATCACTCCAG GCTCTGCAGGTACCTGCTGA
- the Fxyd4 gene encoding FXYD domain-containing ion transport regulator 4 isoform X2, producing the protein MKRVTRAFLLVLAALPPLEANEPTDEGGPFYYDWESLQLGGLIFGGLLCIAGIAMALSGKCKCRRSHEPSSLPGKGTPLITPGTC; encoded by the exons ATGAAGAGAGTAACCCGTGCCTTTCTCCTGGTGCTAGCAG ctctgcctcccttgGAAGCCAATGAACCAACTG ATGAAGGTGGTCCCTTCTATTATG ACTGGGAGAGCCTACAACTGGGTGGATTGATCTTTGGAGGGCTCCTGTGCATCGCTGGAATAGCCATGGCCCTGA GTGGCAAGTGCAAATGTAGGCGAAGTCACGAGCCCAG TTCCTTACCTGGGAAAGGCACCCCACTCATCACTCCAG GTACCTGCTGA